One stretch of Danio rerio strain Tuebingen ecotype United States chromosome 6, GRCz12tu, whole genome shotgun sequence DNA includes these proteins:
- the rgsl1 gene encoding regulator of G-protein signaling protein-like isoform X18 → MKMGLEILLNDEVFVDFFNTYLSLPVFGQTPLYMMNQNKWLMWPNVPFTQVNTGEFLKWLEMHRMVFFRRTELYHFFLLCTEILDFVSCKSTVDLKWTPADQWLVRKCLGSVRGIQRLRSFLKSSDAEEELLLFCVRASMILRIKEEETEEAFQTLNRQALHTAIRRYDVTALLSRDCPLISQKRVLAEMRTSALNQLQSYWLPHFLHCCKSSMWRIPECRPVVEKYISICSPSSRSPSSTERKQKDPDFTVHPARSYDSKRSKRHLWSSQHKPKNTHQSKSICLWLPPSAQTNLQCSNVAHPPEETKNKAAIESDDDANIHHTCIQTPACQIPFCVDINSPPSDIQFLQPALSAEGLSGGPFRYFLGARELLEERLMLDLLEDLDFFLLLLLKAQGEDPVCALRQTAARRITETYLKENKPRFIRHLDAEIRQNLSSLLPSSAALPWIYKAKYHLCKELREVYNSFLDADDEALLSLLSSDGNGLEDSVPLLFSSFGTETDALLAQTEALMLCEGCCARLDPADLNHDSWTLVALQDPHRGGSLLHKYNTTDAPEEPKPASMTDTTQPAQDPPKSKTTVPEVQIKTYKKDNIFNEKPTTKPRSFEEVITSHTYFNHFLQFLQTQGADGALLFIQDAEALRSIEHKRQKAKICLIVDKYFRRDDPADYLQCSADIITRVSQMDKVFPELIYTIQHLVAKSLEATWFRLYQDTFSVCPHASESDEDIKGPLLMGKLKANAWEVFISFIRSVIKFQSGMVNREIRAEFEDYLVQNYEHYSTPYVVRSKANHSSELSTDGEKYKPKIRCIMDKLVTVDFLVNDLCFYLECERFRRMADAGDKMVSEGLYSESDYAMLHHKAELIINIFLTSQISPKLLINSSEAQKEVVLQRFASGKVDRTLFYQPVVDLFPVLIFCWRKFCCLKVMRHLYPSKALMMVKSLRPLNLQQEFQIIRSTEVKEATLRFSSQHGLVLLLPQAN, encoded by the exons ATGAAGATGGGACTCGAGATTCTCCTGAACGATGAAGTGTTTGTGGATTTCTTCAATACATATTTAAGTCTTCCA GTGTTTGGTCAAACTCCGCTCTACATGATGAACCAAAACAAGTGGTTAATGTGGCCCAATGTGCCCTTCACTCAG GTGAACACTGGAGAGTTTCTGAAATGGTTAGAGATGCATCGGATGGTTTTCTTCAGACGAACTGAGCTCTATCACTTTTTCCTTCTCTGTACAGAGATCCTTgactttgtgtcctgtaaatcCACAG TGGATTTGAAATGGACTCCAGCAGATCAGTGGCTTGTGAGGAAATGTCTGGGCAGTGTGAGGGGAATCCAGAGACTTCGCTCATTTCTCAAGAGCTCTGATG CAGAAGAGGAGCTTCTTCTGTTCTGCGTGAGAGCATCCATGATCTTGAGGATAAAGGAAGAAGAAACTGAAGAAGCGTTTCAGACATTGAATCGTCAAGCACTTCACACAGCGATCAGACGGT aTGACGTGACTGCTCTCCTATCGAGAGACTGTCCTCTGATTTCCCAGAAGAGAGTTTTGGCAGAGATGAGAACGAGCGCTTTGAATCAGCTCCAGTCCTATTGGCTTCCTCACTTCTTACACTGCTGTAAATCCAGCATGTGGCGAATACCCGAATGTCGACCTGTTGTAGAAAAATACATCTCCATTTGCTCCCCATCATCTCGATCACCTTCCTCAACAGAGCGCAAACAGAAAGACCCAGATTTTACAGTCCATCCAGCGAGATCCTACGACAGCAAGCGCAGCAAACGACATCTGTGGAGTTCACAACACAAACCCAAAAACACACACCAGTCTAAAAGCATCTGTTTATGGCTTCCACCATCCGCTCAGACTAATTTACAGTGTTCAAATGTGGCACATCCTCCAGAGGAGactaaaaacaaagcagctaTAGAGAGTGATGATGATGCTAATATTCATCACACATGCATCCAGACTCCAGCTTGTCAGATTCCCTTTTGTGTTGATATTAATTCACCTCCGTCAGATATCCAGTTTCTCCAGCCGGCTCTATCCGCCGAGGGTCTTTCCGGAGGGCCCTTTAGGTATTTCCTGGGAGCCCGGGAGCTGCTGGAGGAACGGCTGATGCTGGATTTGTTGGAAGATCTggatttctttcttctgctgcttCTGAAAGCACAGGGTGAAGATCCAGTCTGTGCACTAAGACAGACAGCAGCTCGGCGGATCACAGAGACGTACCTGAAGGAAAACAAGCCACGCTTTATTAGACATCTGGATGCAGAGATTAGACAAAATCTGTCCTCGCTTCTGCCCTCCAGTGCAGCTCTGCCGTGGATTTACAAGGCCAAATATCACTTATGCAAG GAGCTCCGGGAGGTTTATAACTCATTTTTAGATGCAGATGATGAAGCTCTGCTGTCTCTGCTG AGTTCAGACGGCAATGGGCTTGAAGACTCTGTGCCGCTGCTGTTTTCTAGTTTCGGGACTGAAACAGATGCTCTGTTGGCTCAGACCGAGGCGCTAATGTTGTGTGAAGGATGCTGCGCTCGTCTCGATCCTGCAGATCTGAATCACGACAGCTGGACTTTAGTGGCTCTTCAGGATCCGCACAGAGGAGGATCACTTCTGCACAAGTACAACACAACCG ACGCACCCGAGGAGCCCAAACCCGCATCAATGACTGACACAACACAACCGGCTCAGG ATCCTCCCAAATCTAAAACCACAGTTCCCGAGGTCCAGATCAAAACATATAAGAAGGacaacatttttaatgaaaagcCAACCACAAAACCCAG GTCGTTTGAAGAGGTCATAACATCGCATACGTACTTCAATCACTTCCTGCAGTTTCTGCAGACTCAAGGTGCAGACGGAGCCCTGCTCTTTATCCAGGATGCAGAAGCTTTGCGCAGCATCGAACACAAGCGGCAGAAGGCCAAAATATGCCTCATTGTTGACAAATACTTCCGCAGAGATGATCCTG CTGATTACCTGCAGTGCAGCGCTGACATCATCACCAGAGTCAGTCAGATGGACAAAGTTTTTCCAGAGCTCATCTACACCATCCAGCATCTGGTTGCCAAATCCCTGGAGGCCACATG GTTCAGACTGTATCAGGACACATTTTCTGTTTGTCCACATGCTTCTGAATCTGATGAGGACATTAAAGGACCTCTGCTGATGGGAAAACTG AAAGCAAACGCATGGGAGGTTTTCATAAGCTTCATTCGCAGTGTGATCAAGTTTCAGTCCGGCATGGTGAATCGTGAGATCAGAGCTGAGTTTGAAGACTATCTGGTACAAAACTACGAGCACTACTCAACAC CTTATGTGGTAAGATCCAAAGCCAATCATAGCTCCGAATTAAGCACTGATGGAGAAAAGTACAAACCCAAGATACGGTGCATCATGGACAAACTGGTGACAGTGGACTTTCTGGTCAATGACCTGTGTTTTTATCTGGAGTGTGAGAG ATTCAGGCGTATGGCAGACGCTGGCGATAAGATGGTATCAGAGGGTTTGTATAGCGAGAGCGATTATGCCATGCTTCATCATAAAGCTGAGCTGATCATCAACATATTTCTGACCTCACAGATTTCACCAAAACTCCTG ataaacagcagtgagGCCCAAAAAGAAGTCGTCCTGCAGCGTTTTGCCTCTGGAAAAGTGGACCGAACGCTCTTCTATCAGCCAGTAGTGGACTTGTTTCCagttctcatcttctgttggAGAAA GTTTTGCTGTCTGAAGGTGATGCGGCATCTTTACCCCAGTAAAGCACTGATGATGGTAAAATCACTGCGCCCCTTAAACCTCCAGCAGGAGTTCCAGATCATCAGATCCACAGAAG TTAAGGAAGCCACGCTGCGTTTCTCCAGCCAACACGGCCTGGTTCTGCTGCTCCCGCAAGCAAACTAA
- the rgsl1 gene encoding regulator of G-protein signaling protein-like isoform X16 has product MKMGLEILLNDEVFVDFFNTYLSLPVFGQTPLYMMNQNKWLMWPNVPFTQVNTGEFLKWLEMHRMVFFRRTELYHFFLLCTEILDFVSCKSTVDLKWTPADQWLVRKCLGSVRGIQRLRSFLKSSDAEEELLLFCVRASMILRIKEEETEEAFQTLNRQALHTAIRRYDVTALLSRDCPLISQKRVLAEMRTSALNQLQSYWLPHFLHCCKSSMWRIPECRPVVEKYISICSPSSRSPSSTERKQKDPDFTVHPARSYDSKRSKRHLWSSQHKPKNTHQSKSICLWLPPSAQTNLQCSNVAHPPEETKNKAAIESDDDANIHHTCIQTPACQIPFCVDINSPPSDIQFLQPALSAEGLSGGPFRYFLGARELLEERLMLDLLEDLDFFLLLLLKAQGEDPVCALRQTAARRITETYLKENKPRFIRHLDAEIRQNLSSLLPSSAALPWIYKAKYHLCKELREVYNSFLDADDEALLSLLSSDGNGLEDSVPLLFSSFGTETDALLAQTEALMLCEGCCARLDPADLNHDSWTLVALQDPHRGGSLLHKYNTTADAPEEPKPASMTDTTQPAQDPPKSKTTVPEVQIKTYKKDNIFNEKPTTKPRSFEEVITSHTYFNHFLQFLQTQGADGALLFIQDAEALRSIEHKRQKAKICLIVDKYFRRDDPADYLQCSADIITRVSQMDKVFPELIYTIQHLVAKSLEATWFRLYQDTFSVCPHASESDEDIKGPLLMGKLKANAWEVFISFIRSVIKFQSGMVNREIRAEFEDYLVQNYEHYSTPYVVRSKANHSSELSTDGEKYKPKIRCIMDKLVTVDFLVNDLCFYLECERFRRMADAGDKMVSEGLYSESDYAMLHHKAELIINIFLTSQISPKLLINSSEAQKEVVLQRFASGKVDRTLFYQPVVDLFPVLIFCWRKFCCLKVMRHLYPSKALMMVKSLRPLNLQQEFQIIRSTEVKEATLRFSSQHGLVLLLPQAN; this is encoded by the exons ATGAAGATGGGACTCGAGATTCTCCTGAACGATGAAGTGTTTGTGGATTTCTTCAATACATATTTAAGTCTTCCA GTGTTTGGTCAAACTCCGCTCTACATGATGAACCAAAACAAGTGGTTAATGTGGCCCAATGTGCCCTTCACTCAG GTGAACACTGGAGAGTTTCTGAAATGGTTAGAGATGCATCGGATGGTTTTCTTCAGACGAACTGAGCTCTATCACTTTTTCCTTCTCTGTACAGAGATCCTTgactttgtgtcctgtaaatcCACAG TGGATTTGAAATGGACTCCAGCAGATCAGTGGCTTGTGAGGAAATGTCTGGGCAGTGTGAGGGGAATCCAGAGACTTCGCTCATTTCTCAAGAGCTCTGATG CAGAAGAGGAGCTTCTTCTGTTCTGCGTGAGAGCATCCATGATCTTGAGGATAAAGGAAGAAGAAACTGAAGAAGCGTTTCAGACATTGAATCGTCAAGCACTTCACACAGCGATCAGACGGT aTGACGTGACTGCTCTCCTATCGAGAGACTGTCCTCTGATTTCCCAGAAGAGAGTTTTGGCAGAGATGAGAACGAGCGCTTTGAATCAGCTCCAGTCCTATTGGCTTCCTCACTTCTTACACTGCTGTAAATCCAGCATGTGGCGAATACCCGAATGTCGACCTGTTGTAGAAAAATACATCTCCATTTGCTCCCCATCATCTCGATCACCTTCCTCAACAGAGCGCAAACAGAAAGACCCAGATTTTACAGTCCATCCAGCGAGATCCTACGACAGCAAGCGCAGCAAACGACATCTGTGGAGTTCACAACACAAACCCAAAAACACACACCAGTCTAAAAGCATCTGTTTATGGCTTCCACCATCCGCTCAGACTAATTTACAGTGTTCAAATGTGGCACATCCTCCAGAGGAGactaaaaacaaagcagctaTAGAGAGTGATGATGATGCTAATATTCATCACACATGCATCCAGACTCCAGCTTGTCAGATTCCCTTTTGTGTTGATATTAATTCACCTCCGTCAGATATCCAGTTTCTCCAGCCGGCTCTATCCGCCGAGGGTCTTTCCGGAGGGCCCTTTAGGTATTTCCTGGGAGCCCGGGAGCTGCTGGAGGAACGGCTGATGCTGGATTTGTTGGAAGATCTggatttctttcttctgctgcttCTGAAAGCACAGGGTGAAGATCCAGTCTGTGCACTAAGACAGACAGCAGCTCGGCGGATCACAGAGACGTACCTGAAGGAAAACAAGCCACGCTTTATTAGACATCTGGATGCAGAGATTAGACAAAATCTGTCCTCGCTTCTGCCCTCCAGTGCAGCTCTGCCGTGGATTTACAAGGCCAAATATCACTTATGCAAG GAGCTCCGGGAGGTTTATAACTCATTTTTAGATGCAGATGATGAAGCTCTGCTGTCTCTGCTG AGTTCAGACGGCAATGGGCTTGAAGACTCTGTGCCGCTGCTGTTTTCTAGTTTCGGGACTGAAACAGATGCTCTGTTGGCTCAGACCGAGGCGCTAATGTTGTGTGAAGGATGCTGCGCTCGTCTCGATCCTGCAGATCTGAATCACGACAGCTGGACTTTAGTGGCTCTTCAGGATCCGCACAGAGGAGGATCACTTCTGCACAAGTACAACACAACCG CAGACGCACCCGAGGAGCCCAAACCCGCATCAATGACTGACACAACACAACCGGCTCAGG ATCCTCCCAAATCTAAAACCACAGTTCCCGAGGTCCAGATCAAAACATATAAGAAGGacaacatttttaatgaaaagcCAACCACAAAACCCAG GTCGTTTGAAGAGGTCATAACATCGCATACGTACTTCAATCACTTCCTGCAGTTTCTGCAGACTCAAGGTGCAGACGGAGCCCTGCTCTTTATCCAGGATGCAGAAGCTTTGCGCAGCATCGAACACAAGCGGCAGAAGGCCAAAATATGCCTCATTGTTGACAAATACTTCCGCAGAGATGATCCTG CTGATTACCTGCAGTGCAGCGCTGACATCATCACCAGAGTCAGTCAGATGGACAAAGTTTTTCCAGAGCTCATCTACACCATCCAGCATCTGGTTGCCAAATCCCTGGAGGCCACATG GTTCAGACTGTATCAGGACACATTTTCTGTTTGTCCACATGCTTCTGAATCTGATGAGGACATTAAAGGACCTCTGCTGATGGGAAAACTG AAAGCAAACGCATGGGAGGTTTTCATAAGCTTCATTCGCAGTGTGATCAAGTTTCAGTCCGGCATGGTGAATCGTGAGATCAGAGCTGAGTTTGAAGACTATCTGGTACAAAACTACGAGCACTACTCAACAC CTTATGTGGTAAGATCCAAAGCCAATCATAGCTCCGAATTAAGCACTGATGGAGAAAAGTACAAACCCAAGATACGGTGCATCATGGACAAACTGGTGACAGTGGACTTTCTGGTCAATGACCTGTGTTTTTATCTGGAGTGTGAGAG ATTCAGGCGTATGGCAGACGCTGGCGATAAGATGGTATCAGAGGGTTTGTATAGCGAGAGCGATTATGCCATGCTTCATCATAAAGCTGAGCTGATCATCAACATATTTCTGACCTCACAGATTTCACCAAAACTCCTG ataaacagcagtgagGCCCAAAAAGAAGTCGTCCTGCAGCGTTTTGCCTCTGGAAAAGTGGACCGAACGCTCTTCTATCAGCCAGTAGTGGACTTGTTTCCagttctcatcttctgttggAGAAA GTTTTGCTGTCTGAAGGTGATGCGGCATCTTTACCCCAGTAAAGCACTGATGATGGTAAAATCACTGCGCCCCTTAAACCTCCAGCAGGAGTTCCAGATCATCAGATCCACAGAAG TTAAGGAAGCCACGCTGCGTTTCTCCAGCCAACACGGCCTGGTTCTGCTGCTCCCGCAAGCAAACTAA
- the rgsl1 gene encoding regulator of G-protein signaling protein-like isoform X11, translated as MKMGLEILLNDEVFVDFFNTYLSLPVFGQTPLYMMNQNKWLMWPNVPFTQVNTGEFLKWLEMHRMVFFRRTELYHFFLLCTEILDFVSCKSTVDLKWTPADQWLVRKCLGSVRGIQRLRSFLKSSDEEELLLFCVRASMILRIKEEETEEAFQTLNRQALHTAIRRYDVTALLSRDCPLISQKRVLAEMRTSALNQLQSYWLPHFLHCCKSSMWRIPECRPVVEKYISICSPSSRSPSSTERKQKDPDFTVHPARSYDSKRSKRHLWSSQHKPKNTHQSKSICLWLPPSAQTNLQCSNVAHPPEETKNKAAIESDDDANIHHTCIQTPACQIPFCVDINSPPSDIQFLQPALSAEGLSGGPFRYFLGARELLEERLMLDLLEDLDFFLLLLLKAQGEDPVCALRQTAARRITETYLKENKPRFIRHLDAEIRQNLSSLLPSSAALPWIYKAKYHLCKELREVYNSFLDADDEALLSLLSSDGNGLEDSVPLLFSSFGTETDALLAQTEALMLCEGCCARLDPADLNHDSWTLVALQDPHRGGSLLHKYNTTADAPEEPKPASMTDTTQPAQDPPKSKTTVPEVQIKTYKKDNIFNEKPTTKPRSFEEVITSHTYFNHFLQFLQTQGADGALLFIQDAEALRSIEHKRQKAKICLIVDKYFRRDDPADYLQCSADIITRVSQMDKVFPELIYTIQHLVAKSLEATCAWLDTLQNAIQLPKSIKKQEKNVEKTSMFRLYQDTFSVCPHASESDEDIKGPLLMGKLKANAWEVFISFIRSVIKFQSGMVNREIRAEFEDYLVQNYEHYSTPYVVRSKANHSSELSTDGEKYKPKIRCIMDKLVTVDFLVNDLCFYLECERFRRMADAGDKMVSEGLYSESDYAMLHHKAELIINIFLTSQISPKLLINSSEAQKEVVLQRFASGKVDRTLFYQPVVDLFPVLIFCWRKFCCLKVMRHLYPSKALMMVKSLRPLNLQQEFQIIRSTEVKEATLRFSSQHGLVLLLPQAN; from the exons ATGAAGATGGGACTCGAGATTCTCCTGAACGATGAAGTGTTTGTGGATTTCTTCAATACATATTTAAGTCTTCCA GTGTTTGGTCAAACTCCGCTCTACATGATGAACCAAAACAAGTGGTTAATGTGGCCCAATGTGCCCTTCACTCAG GTGAACACTGGAGAGTTTCTGAAATGGTTAGAGATGCATCGGATGGTTTTCTTCAGACGAACTGAGCTCTATCACTTTTTCCTTCTCTGTACAGAGATCCTTgactttgtgtcctgtaaatcCACAG TGGATTTGAAATGGACTCCAGCAGATCAGTGGCTTGTGAGGAAATGTCTGGGCAGTGTGAGGGGAATCCAGAGACTTCGCTCATTTCTCAAGAGCTCTGATG AAGAGGAGCTTCTTCTGTTCTGCGTGAGAGCATCCATGATCTTGAGGATAAAGGAAGAAGAAACTGAAGAAGCGTTTCAGACATTGAATCGTCAAGCACTTCACACAGCGATCAGACGGT aTGACGTGACTGCTCTCCTATCGAGAGACTGTCCTCTGATTTCCCAGAAGAGAGTTTTGGCAGAGATGAGAACGAGCGCTTTGAATCAGCTCCAGTCCTATTGGCTTCCTCACTTCTTACACTGCTGTAAATCCAGCATGTGGCGAATACCCGAATGTCGACCTGTTGTAGAAAAATACATCTCCATTTGCTCCCCATCATCTCGATCACCTTCCTCAACAGAGCGCAAACAGAAAGACCCAGATTTTACAGTCCATCCAGCGAGATCCTACGACAGCAAGCGCAGCAAACGACATCTGTGGAGTTCACAACACAAACCCAAAAACACACACCAGTCTAAAAGCATCTGTTTATGGCTTCCACCATCCGCTCAGACTAATTTACAGTGTTCAAATGTGGCACATCCTCCAGAGGAGactaaaaacaaagcagctaTAGAGAGTGATGATGATGCTAATATTCATCACACATGCATCCAGACTCCAGCTTGTCAGATTCCCTTTTGTGTTGATATTAATTCACCTCCGTCAGATATCCAGTTTCTCCAGCCGGCTCTATCCGCCGAGGGTCTTTCCGGAGGGCCCTTTAGGTATTTCCTGGGAGCCCGGGAGCTGCTGGAGGAACGGCTGATGCTGGATTTGTTGGAAGATCTggatttctttcttctgctgcttCTGAAAGCACAGGGTGAAGATCCAGTCTGTGCACTAAGACAGACAGCAGCTCGGCGGATCACAGAGACGTACCTGAAGGAAAACAAGCCACGCTTTATTAGACATCTGGATGCAGAGATTAGACAAAATCTGTCCTCGCTTCTGCCCTCCAGTGCAGCTCTGCCGTGGATTTACAAGGCCAAATATCACTTATGCAAG GAGCTCCGGGAGGTTTATAACTCATTTTTAGATGCAGATGATGAAGCTCTGCTGTCTCTGCTG AGTTCAGACGGCAATGGGCTTGAAGACTCTGTGCCGCTGCTGTTTTCTAGTTTCGGGACTGAAACAGATGCTCTGTTGGCTCAGACCGAGGCGCTAATGTTGTGTGAAGGATGCTGCGCTCGTCTCGATCCTGCAGATCTGAATCACGACAGCTGGACTTTAGTGGCTCTTCAGGATCCGCACAGAGGAGGATCACTTCTGCACAAGTACAACACAACCG CAGACGCACCCGAGGAGCCCAAACCCGCATCAATGACTGACACAACACAACCGGCTCAGG ATCCTCCCAAATCTAAAACCACAGTTCCCGAGGTCCAGATCAAAACATATAAGAAGGacaacatttttaatgaaaagcCAACCACAAAACCCAG GTCGTTTGAAGAGGTCATAACATCGCATACGTACTTCAATCACTTCCTGCAGTTTCTGCAGACTCAAGGTGCAGACGGAGCCCTGCTCTTTATCCAGGATGCAGAAGCTTTGCGCAGCATCGAACACAAGCGGCAGAAGGCCAAAATATGCCTCATTGTTGACAAATACTTCCGCAGAGATGATCCTG CTGATTACCTGCAGTGCAGCGCTGACATCATCACCAGAGTCAGTCAGATGGACAAAGTTTTTCCAGAGCTCATCTACACCATCCAGCATCTGGTTGCCAAATCCCTGGAGGCCACATG TGCATGGCTGGATACGCTTCAGAATGCCATACAACTGCCAAAGTCCATTAAAAAGCAggagaaaaatgtggaaaaaacatCTAT GTTCAGACTGTATCAGGACACATTTTCTGTTTGTCCACATGCTTCTGAATCTGATGAGGACATTAAAGGACCTCTGCTGATGGGAAAACTG AAAGCAAACGCATGGGAGGTTTTCATAAGCTTCATTCGCAGTGTGATCAAGTTTCAGTCCGGCATGGTGAATCGTGAGATCAGAGCTGAGTTTGAAGACTATCTGGTACAAAACTACGAGCACTACTCAACAC CTTATGTGGTAAGATCCAAAGCCAATCATAGCTCCGAATTAAGCACTGATGGAGAAAAGTACAAACCCAAGATACGGTGCATCATGGACAAACTGGTGACAGTGGACTTTCTGGTCAATGACCTGTGTTTTTATCTGGAGTGTGAGAG ATTCAGGCGTATGGCAGACGCTGGCGATAAGATGGTATCAGAGGGTTTGTATAGCGAGAGCGATTATGCCATGCTTCATCATAAAGCTGAGCTGATCATCAACATATTTCTGACCTCACAGATTTCACCAAAACTCCTG ataaacagcagtgagGCCCAAAAAGAAGTCGTCCTGCAGCGTTTTGCCTCTGGAAAAGTGGACCGAACGCTCTTCTATCAGCCAGTAGTGGACTTGTTTCCagttctcatcttctgttggAGAAA GTTTTGCTGTCTGAAGGTGATGCGGCATCTTTACCCCAGTAAAGCACTGATGATGGTAAAATCACTGCGCCCCTTAAACCTCCAGCAGGAGTTCCAGATCATCAGATCCACAGAAG TTAAGGAAGCCACGCTGCGTTTCTCCAGCCAACACGGCCTGGTTCTGCTGCTCCCGCAAGCAAACTAA